The nucleotide window GCGCGGGACGGCCCAGAGGGCACAAATCCGCGACATCACGACTTGCGCCTTCCGCGGTTTTCACACTGCCGGAACACCAGACACCCATTCTCGGCGCAGGACGGCGTATTGCATGGTGTTTTCGTAGATCGGATTGCCGTTCTCGTCCCTGGTGAACGAGATGAACTCGAGGAACACGCCCTCCCGGCGCATGCCCAGCTTTTCGCACAGGCGCTGCGAGGGCGTGTTGTGGTCCTCGACATAGGCATAAAGCCGGCGAAATCCCTTTGCCCGGAACAAGTGGTCGAACAGGGCCCTTGCGGCTTCGAACGCATATCCGCGACCGCCGAACTGCGGATTGAGGTTCCAGCCGACCGAGGTCGTACCGTCGTCCTCCTCCTCTCCTGCCCCGCCGCCGAACAGATCGCCGATGACCTGGCCGGTCTGTTTCAGGCAGATCGCCACGCAGCCGTCGTCGAGGGCGCGCTTTTCGACCTCGGCCTGCGCCGCCGCCAGGTCTGCGAGCTTCAGCGACAGGAAGCAGGTGGCGGTCGGCGCGCGCAAATAGGCAAGGAGGTCTTCTGCATCCCCCGCGCGGAAGCGCCTCAGGATCAGCCGCTCGGTCTCGATGATCTGCATGTCCGCTTCCCTTCGCAAATCCGGTCGATGATGGCGTGGGACAGGCTGCCCCCCGCCCTTGCTCGCATCGACGGATGCCCATGATGGCGATCGACGAGGCCGTCAATCCGGTGCCGAGCGTGAGCCCCGGGACGGCAGGCACGCCAGGATAGCGCGCCCCCGCGCCGTCAGAGATCGCAATCGATCATGGCCTGGTAGATCGCCTGCCGGTCCGCGGCATGCCTGATGGTCTCGACGGCCTCTGGCGACCGAAGCCGACGGGCGATTTTCGACAGAAGCTTCAGATAGCCGTTCTGCTCGCCGGACGGGGTCAGGATCAGGCAGACGACATCGACCAGCTCTTCGTCGACCGCCTCGAAATCAATCGGCTTTGCCAGGCGGACGAGGAGCACGAACGGCGCGTGCAGGCCCTCCACCGGAGCATGGGGGATCGCAATGCCCGCGCCGATGCCGGTCGATCCCAGGTGCTCCCGGCTCTGCAGCGCTTCCAGGATATCCCCCTCCCGGAGGCCCAACGCGTCTGCAGCCGTTTGCGCCACGAATTCGAGGAGCCTGGGTTTCGAGGGAAGCGATACATCGATGACAACATCGTCCGGCTTCATGACCTCGGAAATTTCCATGACTTCACCCGCCCCCATTCGCGTGGCCGCCGCCTTCGGCCGCATTGTCTCTTCGGCCGCTCTCATTCGGCTTCGCGCAGCCGGTAGCCGACGCCCGTCTCGGTCGTGATGTATTGCGGCTCGTCCGGGCTCCGCTCGATCTTCTGGCGAAGCTGGCGCACATAGACGCGCAGATACTGGACATCGGTCGAACCGCCCCAGACCTGTTCGAGCAGGTGCCGGTGCGTGATGACCTTGCCGGCGTGCTGCACGAGAATCCGCAGGATGTCGTACTCCTTCGGGGACAGTTTCACCTCCTTGTCGGCGACCTTCACGATCCGCTTCACGAGATCGACGGACAGGTCGCCGGTCTGGAAGATCGGCCGTTCTCCCTGTTGCTGGAGCCTGTGGCGCAGGGCCACGCGAATGCGGGCAACCAGTTCCCTGGTGCCGAACGGCTTGGTCACATAGTCGTCGGCGCCCAGTTCGAGCGCCTTGACGATGCCCGCCTCATCCGTCCGGCTGGACAGGATGATGATCGGCAGCTCGAGCAGGTCGTTGCGCCACCTGGCCAGCAGGTCGTGTCCCTGGATATCGGGCAGGCCCAGGTCGAGGAGAATGAGGTCGGGATGCTCGGTCTCGACCTTCTCCATGGCTTCCATGGCGTTGGTCGCCTCCAGGATCGCGTAACCCTCGACCGTCAGGCCGATACGCAGCAGTTTCCGGATCGGCGGCTCGTCGTCGACGACGAGAATTTTCACGGCCGAGTTGGTCATCACATGTCTTCCAGTTTTGGCATGTCGGTCGGAATCGGCATGCGGATGGTGAAGATGGCGCCGCTGCGGTCCGTCCTGTTGCCGGCCGTGATCGTTCCGCCCATCGCTTCGACGAAACCCTTGCAGATCGACAGGCCCAGCCCGGTCCCGGCGAGGACGAGATCGCGCTTGCGGGCGCGATGGAAGCTGTCGAAGACGCGCTCGAGATCGTCCGCCGGAATGCCGGGGCCCTCGTCGAGGACCTGGATCGCCAGCCACCGCCCGTCCTCCCACGCCCGAACGCGGATCGTGGTTTCGCCAGGCGCGTATTTGGCTGCATTGTCGAAGAGGTTGAACAAAACCTGTTCGAACAGGACGGGGTCCAGCCTCAGCATCGGCAGATCGGCGGGAATATCGGTGAGCGTCCTGTGGCGCGACATGATCTTGTGCGCCCGGCGCAGCGCCGAGCCGACGATATCGCCGAGATATTGCAGCGAGGCGTTGGGCTCCATCGCCCCCGTTTCGAGCCGCGACATGTCGAGGAGATTGGCGATGAAGCGGTTCAGCCGCTCCGCCTCGTCGACGATGGTGGAGAGCATTTCGGTGCGATCGGGGGCGGGCATCGCATTCGAATAGTCCCGCAGCGTGCCGGCGGCCCCCAGGATCGCGGCGAGCGGCGTCTTCAGGTCGTGCGAGATCGAGGCAAGCAGCGCCGAGCGCAACTTGTCGGCCTCCGCCGCGAGCTTGGCCTTGTCGACATCGGCCACGAGCTGGATCCGTTCGATGGCAACGGCCGCCTGGTCTCCCAGCGCATCGAGGAGCCTCTCCTGCTCCGGCGTCAGCAGCGGCCCCTCCCGGTCGCTGTCGAGCCCGATGACGCCAACCGGCGTCTTGCCGGTGATCAGGGGCAGATAGAGGCGCTTGGCACCGGGCAGCGTATCGGCCCCGCGCCCGGCCGGACGATTGTGCTCCCAGGCCCAGCGCGCAGCCGCGATATCGGCATCGACAAGCGTGTCGTCCGGGGGATAGCCCGCCCGCACCGCCACCGTGCCGTTTTCGGGAAGCAGGATGACGACGCGCATCTTGAGCATCGAGGCAATCTGATGCGCCGAAGCCCAGAGCACATCGTCCAGCGTGCCCGCCCCCGCAAGCTTCCTGGCGAAGCGGTAGAGCTCCTCGGTGGCGCGGGCCCGTTCGCGGGCGACGGCGGCCTGCCGATGCACGCGGGCAGCAAGGTTGCTGGTGATCAGAGCCGCGCCGATGAAGAAGAAGAACGCGATCGTGCTTTCGGGATCGCGAATGGTGAAGGTGTAAAGCGGATCGAGGAAGAAGAAGTTGAACGCGAGCGCGCCCGTCAGCGACGCAAACAGCGCCGGCCAGAAGCCCGCCGTCGCGGCCGAGGCGAGCACCGCCATGAGGAAAGCGAGCGCGATGTTGCGCACATCGAGCGTACGCGAGAGCAACATGCCGAACGCGAGGGCCACGCCGACATACCCGGCGCTCCACAGATAGGGTCGCAGCCGAAAGCGGCGAGGCTGCGCGCGCACCACGCTCCTTTGCGCCGCCCCCGTGCGCTCCTTGCCGGAAATGACGTGAACGCTGATGTCGCCGGAATGCCGGATGAGATCATGGGAGACCGAGCCTTCCAGAAACTCCCGCCACCGCGACTTGCGCGACCTGCCCACGACGATGTGGCTGTAGTTGTTGTCGCCGGCATAGCGCAGCAGCTCCCGGGCGACGTGATGGCCCGGCAGCGTGATGGCGTCGCCGCCCAGCTGCTCGGCCAGTCGCAAGGCCGCGGCAATCCGATCCCTGGCTTCTTCCGAAAGGTTGGTCGACCGCGGCTCCTCGATATAGACGGCCGCCCAGGGGCTGCGCAGGCGGTCGGCCTGCCGTTTGGCATAGCGCACCAGGGACGGCCCTCGCAGGTCGTCATCGATGCAGACCAGCACGCGGTCGCCCGCGCCCCACGGCCCCTCGATGGCATGCGCCTGCATATGGCGCAGGAGCTGCTCGTCGACCCGTTGCGCGGTGCGGCGCAGCGCCAGCTCGCGAAGCGCCGTCAGGTTGCCGGGGGAGAAATAGTTCTCGATCGC belongs to Stappia indica and includes:
- a CDS encoding sensor histidine kinase yields the protein MSPQDQADDIKRPSPDALLEKAEQETRGRLKIFLGAAPGVGKTYEMLVSGRARRSDGDDVVVGVVETHGRKETEALVRGLEIIPRAKIEYKGQVLQEMDLDAVLERKPQLVLVDELAHTNAPGSRHPKRYLDVLELLDRGIDVYTTLNIQHVESLNDVVAQITRIRVRETVPDSVIDKADDVEIIDITPNDLIKRLHDGKVYLPKTAKRAIENYFSPGNLTALRELALRRTAQRVDEQLLRHMQAHAIEGPWGAGDRVLVCIDDDLRGPSLVRYAKRQADRLRSPWAAVYIEEPRSTNLSEEARDRIAAALRLAEQLGGDAITLPGHHVARELLRYAGDNNYSHIVVGRSRKSRWREFLEGSVSHDLIRHSGDISVHVISGKERTGAAQRSVVRAQPRRFRLRPYLWSAGYVGVALAFGMLLSRTLDVRNIALAFLMAVLASAATAGFWPALFASLTGALAFNFFFLDPLYTFTIRDPESTIAFFFFIGAALITSNLAARVHRQAAVARERARATEELYRFARKLAGAGTLDDVLWASAHQIASMLKMRVVILLPENGTVAVRAGYPPDDTLVDADIAAARWAWEHNRPAGRGADTLPGAKRLYLPLITGKTPVGVIGLDSDREGPLLTPEQERLLDALGDQAAVAIERIQLVADVDKAKLAAEADKLRSALLASISHDLKTPLAAILGAAGTLRDYSNAMPAPDRTEMLSTIVDEAERLNRFIANLLDMSRLETGAMEPNASLQYLGDIVGSALRRAHKIMSRHRTLTDIPADLPMLRLDPVLFEQVLFNLFDNAAKYAPGETTIRVRAWEDGRWLAIQVLDEGPGIPADDLERVFDSFHRARKRDLVLAGTGLGLSICKGFVEAMGGTITAGNRTDRSGAIFTIRMPIPTDMPKLEDM
- a CDS encoding response regulator transcription factor, producing MTNSAVKILVVDDEPPIRKLLRIGLTVEGYAILEATNAMEAMEKVETEHPDLILLDLGLPDIQGHDLLARWRNDLLELPIIILSSRTDEAGIVKALELGADDYVTKPFGTRELVARIRVALRHRLQQQGERPIFQTGDLSVDLVKRIVKVADKEVKLSPKEYDILRILVQHAGKVITHRHLLEQVWGGSTDVQYLRVYVRQLRQKIERSPDEPQYITTETGVGYRLREAE
- a CDS encoding PTS sugar transporter subunit IIA — encoded protein: MEISEVMKPDDVVIDVSLPSKPRLLEFVAQTAADALGLREGDILEALQSREHLGSTGIGAGIAIPHAPVEGLHAPFVLLVRLAKPIDFEAVDEELVDVVCLILTPSGEQNGYLKLLSKIARRLRSPEAVETIRHAADRQAIYQAMIDCDL
- a CDS encoding GNAT family N-acetyltransferase, which gives rise to MQIIETERLILRRFRAGDAEDLLAYLRAPTATCFLSLKLADLAAAQAEVEKRALDDGCVAICLKQTGQVIGDLFGGGAGEEEDDGTTSVGWNLNPQFGGRGYAFEAARALFDHLFRAKGFRRLYAYVEDHNTPSQRLCEKLGMRREGVFLEFISFTRDENGNPIYENTMQYAVLRREWVSGVPAV